A stretch of DNA from Calditerricola satsumensis:
TCCCGCAGCCGATCGGGACATTACCCGCGCCGATTCGCGTTCCTGTACGACTTTACCATCTACATCGGCTTTGTCGCCGAGGGTGAGGGCCCCTTCGGTCTCTCGCTCACGGAGCAGGGCGAGCGGCTCTTGCGGGAGGGGACCGATCTGGACCTCGGCCGGGAACTGTTTCGCTTTTGGGTACGGACCACCAAGCACCCGATCCCCGCGCTTCCCCAACTGCTCGTTTTTCTTTATCTGGCCTGCCGCGACGGATGGGCGCGCGAGGACGACCTGTTGGCGCGCCTCTCCTCCGATGTGACGGGCGACCTGTTCGCCAATCCCGCGTCCGCGTTGCGAAACGAGGTCCTGCCCATGGGGCTGCACCTGGGCATGCTCGTCAGCGGCCTCGCGTCAAACGGAAACCGCCTGTGGACCTTCACCCCGCTCGGCATCGCGTGGGTGGGCGAGCGGGTCGGCTTTGCCGAGCAGTCGATCGTGTGGCAGGAGGTTTAACCCAGCGGGGAAACGGGTAAGAATGGAAGTGACGGCTGGGAACAATTTTTTTCGGATGGCAGAAGGGAATTTCGGGCGCACCGAGAATAAAGTACAATACAGACCCTATTCACAATATTTCAACGAGTCCCGAGGAGAGACGTCTGCTGGCAACCACACAGGGTGGAGGTGTCCGCAGGCTGTCGGAGTCGGCATAAGCAAACCGCCGTCCGGAAATACGCCGCGGTATTGGGGGGACATCTCATGGAAAAGCAGAACCTCATTCAAGAGAATGTGGTGTTGGGTCTGCTGGCCGAACTGGTCTGGGACGAGGCGCTGAGAACGTTCCGAAAAAAGCGGCTGTATGAGGAGATCGACCGGGCGCTGGCGGAGAACAATCAGGAACGATTCTTCACGTTAACGGAAGAGCTGCGAAGCCTTTTG
This window harbors:
- a CDS encoding IDEAL domain-containing protein, which gives rise to MEKQNLIQENVVLGLLAELVWDEALRTFRKKRLYEEIDRALAENNQERFFTLTEELRSLLDDERT